The sequence CTCGGCACTCGCGCAGAGCGGACTCCCGCCGCAAAGGCTGGAGATCGAGGTTACCGAAAGCGTCTTCCTGCGCGACGGCGGGGGCGCCGCGCAATTGCTCGACCAGCTCATCGCGCTCGGCATCCGCCTGTCGCTCGACGATTTCGGCACCGGCTATTCGTCGCTCGGCTATTTGCGCAAGACGCAATTCTCGACGATCAAGGTCGACCGCAGCTTCGTCGTCGGCGCCGCCAAGGGCAGCATCGAATCGATCGCGATCATCCGCGCCGTCGTCGCGCTCGCCGACAGCCTCGGCATGTCGACCACCGCCGAGGGCGCCGAAACCGAACTGGAGGTCGAAACGCTGCGCAGCTTCGGCTGCTCGAACATCCAGGGCTATTATTACGGGCGCCCGATGCCCGCGAGCGACGTGCTGACGCTGTTCCGCCGCCCCGACGATGTGGCGACGGCTGCGGCGTAACGACCGTCGCCCCCGGCGAAGGCGGGGGCGAAAGAAGAGCGGCGCGGCCAGCCGAATAGCGCGCACGACGAATCGAGTGCCTGAACAAGAGGTTCCGCCGTCCGCCGCATCGGTGGCGCGGCTCGTCGCTGGACGGGTGGTGAATGCCGCCCGGCGTGGCAAAGACGCTCCCACGCTTGAAAACAAGCCGGGGGTCGCATTCCATGTTCCAACGCCGCTTTCTGCCTGCCGCGCTTGCGTCGCTGCTGACGCTTGCCGGGCTGCTCGCCAGCGTCCCCGCCGCGGCCAGATCCTATTTGCAATGCGTCCCCTTCGCACGCGCCGAATCGGGCGTCGACATTCGCGGCAATGCCAAGACCTGGTGGGCGCAGGCGGCGGGCAGCTATGCGCGCGGCAACGAACCGCGGCTGGGCGCCGTCATGGCCTTTGCGGGCACGCGCGGGATGCCGATGGGCCATGTCGCGGTGGTCAAAAAAATCGTCAGCGACCGCGAAATCCTGATCGACCATGCGAACTGGTCGCCGATCAACGGCCGCCGCGGCCAGATCGAACGCGGCGTGCGCGTCGTCGACGTCAGCGATGCCGGCGACTGGAGCCTGGTGCGCGTCTGGTACGCCCCGATCGGCGACCTCGGCCTGCGCGCCAATCCGGTGCAGGGTTTCATCTACGCCGACGGCGAACCGGGCGGCGCAAATCCGGCGCCGAGCTTCGAGGCGCCGGTCTGGGCACAACAGGACTGGAAACCCGGCAACGGCCTCGAGGTCGTTGCCGCCTCGCTCGGCAACTGAGCCTACCCCCCACCTCCAAGGGCTCGACGAGCGACAAAGCCACTCGGGGCGGCCCGCCGCTCCGGGTGGTTTCTGTTTTGGGGCGCCGAAAGGGCACGAAACGGCTCAGTCGGCGCTTATCTGCTTACCATGTTGAGCCCCTCGTCATTGCGAGGAGCGTAGCGACGAAGCAATCTCCAGCCACCGATCGTGCGTGACGATAGCTGGAGATTGCTTCGCTGCGCTCGCAATGACGACTTCGGATGCGAGCGGAGGATGCGTCGCTGATCAGTCGGCGACCGGCGCGTCGCCCTCGCCCGCCACATCCTCGAACCACGCCTCGACCTCGCCCGACAGCTTGATCGTCATCGGCTGGCCGAAGCGATCCTTCGATTTCCCCGCGGCAACGCGGATCCAGCCTTCGGAGATGCAATACTCCTCGACGTCGGTGCGTTCCTTGCCCTTGAAGCGGATACCGATGCCACGTTGCAGCACCTCCAGGTCGAAATGGGGCGAGCGCGGATTGGTCGACATGCGGTCGGGCGGCGTATCGGTCATGGACAATTTTCCCATAAAATGATGCGCGGCCCTAGCGGGCGCACCCCCGCTTCGTCAATCGAAAGGCCGGTCGGGACGGATAGCGCCGCGCCACCTTTCGCTCCGGTCGATTCGCTGGGTCGATTCGCAGCCCCGAAGCGTGTGAACGACCAAAGAAAGCAAGTAAGTTTATAGTTAATGTCGCAAGATATTTTATCCGGTTTTGCACGATGATCTGGCAATTTACTTGTTTACCATCCTCGACATGTTCAAGAATTATCAAGATTTTATGGAACCTTTTCATTCAAGCGTGAATATCGCGGTCAGGGACCAGATCATGTACGAAGGGGAAGTGTCATGCCTTTGTCCTGTCTCAAAATCCGCTCGGCTCATCTTGTTCTTTTGCCCGCCTGCCTCGTGTTGGCGGCATGCGAATCCTCGGGCAGTTACCGCGTCGGCAGTGTCGGCCCTGCCGGGCCTGCGGGGCCCGTCGGCGCCACCGGACCGGCCGGTCCCGCCGGACCAGCCGGTCCCGCCGGTCCCGCCGGTCCCGCAGGCCCGGCTGGCGGAGCGCTCGGTCTCGGCGATGCCGGCGCCCTGGCGGTGGGGGGGCTCGTCGGGCCATCGGGAATCGCCGGCACCGGCCTTCTCGCCAACACCGGCGATCCAGCGAACGTCAATCCCGTGATCGGCGGCGTGCTCGTCAAGTCGGGCAGTCTCGTTAATGTCGTTGCCGACAAGGGCCTGCTGCTCGCGAGCGCAGTCGACAGCCGGCTTCCCGGCGACGCCAATCTCGTCGGCACGGTCGTCGGCGTCGTCAAAAGCACCGGCGTTGCGCTTGTCCAGACCGGAAACGGACAGCAATATCTGGTTGACGGCCTTACCGCCGCGCCGGGCGAGCTGATCACCGCGACGATTGGCAAGGCCACCGCACTCGGCAGCCCCGACGCCTCGCCGCTGATCGGCGCGAGCATCCTGTCCCCGGGCCAACAGAACGGCAGCCTGCTGACCGTCGGCGTCGGCTCGGGCGGGCAGCTCGTCACCGTGCAGCCCGGCACGGGGGGCAATCTGCTCGGCGGCGTCACCGCTGGGCTGACCGGCGGCGCAAACGGGTCGCCTGCCGCCACGCCCGTTGCGCTGGTCGGCAATGTCGTCTCGACCGCGACCGGCGCGCTGGCGCAGGTCGGCGGTGGCACCACGGGCGGCGACGGCAAGGGCGGCAATGCCGTAACCGGCGTGGTCCAGGGTGTTACCGGCACCGTCGGTGGAGTTCTTGGTGGGCTGAAACCCAAGGGTGGCGACTGAGAAGCTCCGCGATGCGTCGCTTGCGCACCGCCGGCGTCGCGACGGTGATGGGGGCCTGGCTCCTGCCCGTCGCGGCGCTCGCCGCCCAGCCCGCCGCGGCGCCGCTCGATGGGCGCCCCCCGCTAGCTCCTGATCGCAGCCGCGATCCGCTGCCCGATCCCGCGCCGCGCGACGTCGCGCTCGGCACGGTCGAACTCGGCGCTCGCCCCGATGTCACGATCCGCGAAATCCGTTTCGTGGGCGCCGGCGTGCCCGCCAACGTGGCCCGCGCGGCGCAGCGCTTCGTCGGGCGCCGCGCATCGGCCGACAATCTGGCAAAGCTCGCGGCGGCGATGACCCGCGCCTACAACCGGTCGAGCGTCGCGCTCTTCACACTGGTCATCCCCGAACAGGATCTGTCGGACGGGATCGTCACCGTCGCCTCGGCCGAAGGCTATATCGGCTCGGTCACGCTGAGCGGCGAAAGCGAAAGCGGCCCCGCGCCGCTCATCGCGCGCATGGCCGCGCCACTGACCGCCGAACGTCCGCTGCCGCGCGCGCAATTCGAGCGCGCGCTTGGCAACATCGCCGATATCCCCGGCGTCGCCGTCACGCCCAGGCTGGCGCTCGGCGGCGAGCAGGGCGCGGTGGCGCTCGACCTCGCCGTCGATGCAAAAAGACCCACGCTCGGCCTCGGTTTCACCACGCGCACCAGTCGTTTCGCCAACGACGGCATCGTGGATGCCAATGCGCGCGGCACCAGCCTGTTGCGCAGCGGCGACGAAACGCGGCTCAGCGGCGCGGCGGCCGTCAACTTCCGTTCACTTCTCTACCTTGCCGCCCGCCATTCGACCCCGCTGGGCGCGGGCGGCACGCGCGCCGAGCTGTCGGGCGCGGCGCTACGCACCCGGCCCGAAGGGCTGGCGGTCGACGGTGAAGCCTGGAGCGCGGGCTTTGCCCTCACCCATCCGGTCGTTCGCGCCGCGCGGCGCAATCTCGTCGCGGTCATCCGCGTCGATTATCTCGATTCCAAAAATGCTCTGTTCGGGTCGACAATCGCGGCCGAAAAAAGCTGGATCGCGGGCGGCAGCCTGGCCTTTCGCCTGTCCGAGGACCGCACCGCGGTTGGCGCGCGTATCGGTGTGGCCAAGGGGCTCGACATCGCTGGCGCGCGCGTCGATCCGGCGATCGGAGAGGTCGGTTTCGCCTATGCCGACGTCGGCGTCGAGGCGAACCAGTCGTTCGGGAAAGCGGTTATCGCACGCATCGCCGCGACAGGACGCTGGTCGCGCGACCGTCTGCCCGCCGCGCAACGCTTCAGCGTCGGCGGCGCCACATTTGGCCGTGCGTTCGACGACGGGCTGGTCAGCGGCGATCGCGGCTATGCGGCATTTGGCGAACTCGCGTTGCGCCCAATTCAAAACGGCCGAATGGCGAAGAGCGAAATCTATGCCTTTGCCGATTATGCGGACGTCCGGCTCGCCGCGCGCGCGTCGACGTCGGCAGCAGCCTTCCGGCTCGGCAGCTGGGGCGGCGGCCTTCGGCTCTCCTACGCCGACAATGCCACCATCGGGCTTGAGCTGGCTGACGCCTGGAAACAGCCGGTGCCGGGTTTCGGACAGGACTTGCGCGTCGCGCTCAGCTGGAAATTGTCGATCCGCCCCTGACCGGCGCGACCACCGGCGCCGCTGCCGAATAGAGTTTGTCGGCGAGCGGATAAAGCTCGCGCTCCTCGCGCTCGACGCGGCGCCCCAGCAGGTCGAAGACGATCCGCGTCTCGCGGCAGAAGCCCGCCCGGTCGGCCGCAACGCGCGCAGCGGTCCATTTGTCGTCATAAGCGGCGAAATTGTCGGCGAGGTCGCCCATTTCGAGTTCAAA is a genomic window of Sphingopyxis sp. FD7 containing:
- a CDS encoding CHAP domain-containing protein — translated: MFQRRFLPAALASLLTLAGLLASVPAAARSYLQCVPFARAESGVDIRGNAKTWWAQAAGSYARGNEPRLGAVMAFAGTRGMPMGHVAVVKKIVSDREILIDHANWSPINGRRGQIERGVRVVDVSDAGDWSLVRVWYAPIGDLGLRANPVQGFIYADGEPGGANPAPSFEAPVWAQQDWKPGNGLEVVAASLGN
- a CDS encoding DUF3297 family protein, encoding MTDTPPDRMSTNPRSPHFDLEVLQRGIGIRFKGKERTDVEEYCISEGWIRVAAGKSKDRFGQPMTIKLSGEVEAWFEDVAGEGDAPVAD
- a CDS encoding ShlB/FhaC/HecB family hemolysin secretion/activation protein: MRRLRTAGVATVMGAWLLPVAALAAQPAAAPLDGRPPLAPDRSRDPLPDPAPRDVALGTVELGARPDVTIREIRFVGAGVPANVARAAQRFVGRRASADNLAKLAAAMTRAYNRSSVALFTLVIPEQDLSDGIVTVASAEGYIGSVTLSGESESGPAPLIARMAAPLTAERPLPRAQFERALGNIADIPGVAVTPRLALGGEQGAVALDLAVDAKRPTLGLGFTTRTSRFANDGIVDANARGTSLLRSGDETRLSGAAAVNFRSLLYLAARHSTPLGAGGTRAELSGAALRTRPEGLAVDGEAWSAGFALTHPVVRAARRNLVAVIRVDYLDSKNALFGSTIAAEKSWIAGGSLAFRLSEDRTAVGARIGVAKGLDIAGARVDPAIGEVGFAYADVGVEANQSFGKAVIARIAATGRWSRDRLPAAQRFSVGGATFGRAFDDGLVSGDRGYAAFGELALRPIQNGRMAKSEIYAFADYADVRLAARASTSAAAFRLGSWGGGLRLSYADNATIGLELADAWKQPVPGFGQDLRVALSWKLSIRP
- a CDS encoding hemerythrin domain-containing protein, yielding MDRLRAEHAALMALARIILAMIDDPAPLRPADLASARSALRTTLVRHLKCEDWALYPRLRASGEAELVRLTRAFELEMGDLADNFAAYDDKWTAARVAADRAGFCRETRIVFDLLGRRVEREERELYPLADKLYSAAAPVVAPVRGGSTISS